One genomic region from Nymphaea colorata isolate Beijing-Zhang1983 chromosome 10, ASM883128v2, whole genome shotgun sequence encodes:
- the LOC116262573 gene encoding nuclear pore complex protein NUP98A-like, whose translation MFGSTNPFGQSSSSVFGSPSSFGQANSASSNPFAPKPFGSTTPFGSQSGGSIFGSTATGVFGVTQAASSAPAFGASAATAFGSSPFGSSSSTPAFGSTLFGQKSAFGGFGSSPSQGSPFAGTFQQSQPAFGSSLFGSTSPFGSSSQPAFGATTTPAFGATSTPAFGVSTAPAFGASSTPAFGSTIANPFGSTSSAFGISTPAFGVSSTPAFSASTAPAFGASSTSAFGASNTPFGFGSSPAFGQSTPTFGSTPFGTTPFGAQSSPFGTQTTTPTFGSTNFGQSGFGSQQLGSRVVAYSPTPEDGGIGSTGQTLGKLESISAMPAYKEKSHEELKWEDYQKGDKGGPSPASQPSFGQSTQSSPFATSAFGQTTSNPFSTTTSTGMFGSKPATFGFTSSSSFSSPFGSSSSSPFGATSSTSSIFGAPSAPAFVATTTSPFGVASAPAFGSSSPSLFGSTSAPASTPTFGSGLTFGSTQSSGLFQSSSPSFGQSSTFGQTTFGQSSSAFGQSNPFSTPSTGFGANLFTSNSSLSTGFGQTTPSLATGFQSIAPAQLSGTFSFSNFGQTQPAGSSGFGGISNAFSHLGQPTAAQNAAIMQPSPANPFGTLPAMPQISIARQGTAPSVQYGISNMPVVDKPVAVRISPLLVSRHGSRRSRISLPSRKHHPKDDSPKVSFLTDDEETPTTPKADALFIPRENPRALIINHPKQWPSVPPIKQNQLDKQLGSNENENCKLTDDGPPAPPLEDESVEHHEKAADHDISLGKANVKNASPPLKETQKQNGIGDNENHKGGGYISLSGHRAGEAAIVFEYGARIEALMPKLRHADYYTEPKIQELASRERDEPGYCKHVKDFVVGRRGYGSIKFFGETDVRRLDIESIVQFNNREVLVYMDGVKPPVGQGLNKPGEVTLLNVRCVDKKTGEVVTKGPLVEKYTKLLIKKAEEQGVEFASYDAVNGEWKFKVDHFSRYGLS comes from the exons CGTTCGGGCAGTCGTCGAGCAGCGTGTTTGGAAGCCCTTCGTCGTTCGGGCAGGCAAACAGTGCCAGCAGCAACCCGTTCGCGCCGAAGCCTTTCGGCAGTACGACTCCTTTCGGTTCGCAGAGTGGTGGTTCGATCTTCGGAAGCACTGCCACCGGCGTATTCGGGGTGACACAGGCTGCTTCTTCTGCTCCGGCGTTCGGCGCGTCGGCGGCCACTGCCTTTGGCAGCTCGCCTTTTGGTTCTTCGTCGTCCACTCCGGCGTTTG GGTCAACTTTGTTTGGCCAGAAGTCTGCTTTTGGTGGCTTTGGATCATCTCCTAGTCAAGGTAGTCCATTTGCTGGTACATTTCAACAATCACAACCAGCATTTGGAAGTAGCTTGTTTGGTTCCACATCACCTTTTGGTTCATCCAGTCAGCCTGCATTTGGTGCGACAACCACTCCAGCATTCGGTGCCACAAGCACTCCAGCATTTGGTGTCAGCACAGCTCCAGCATTTGGTGCTTCAAGCACACCGGCTTTTGGGTCTACAATAGCCAATCCTTTTGGTAGTACTTCCAGCGCATTTGGCATTTCTACACCTGCTTTTGGTGTTTCCAGCACACCTGCATTTAGTGCTTCCACTGCACCTGcatttggagcttcttcaacaTCTGCTTTTGGTGCATCAAATACtccttttggttttggatcttctcCTGCATTTGGTCAATCAACGCCAACATTTGGGAGTACACCATTTGGTACAACTCCTTTTGGTGCTCAGAGTTCTCCTTTTG GAACACAAACTACAACCCCAACTTTTGGGAGCACAAATTTTGGTCAGTCAGGATTTGGCAGCCAACAGTTAGGGAGTAGGGTTGTAGCTTACTCACCCACACCTGAGGATGGAGGGATTGGCAGTACTGGACAGACTTTGGGAAAGCTGGAATCTATATCTGCTATGCCTgcatacaaagaaaaaagccatGAGGAGTTGAAGTGGGAGGATTATCAAAAGGGGGATAAAG GGGGGCCAAGTCCTGCTAGCCAACCAAGTTTCGGGCAATCAACCCAGTCTAGCCCTTTTGCTACGTCTGCATTTGGTCAGACAACATCAAATCCATTTTCCACTACTACTTCCACTGGGATGTTTGGTTCCAAACCAGCAACCTTTGGTTTcacatcttcttcctctttcagCTCTCCTTTTGGTTCATCCTCATCAAGTCCTTTTGGGGCAACATCCtcaacttcatcaatttttgggGCACCATCAGCACCTGCATTTGTGGCCACTACTACATCTCCCTTTGGAGTAGCGAGTGCACCTGCATTTGGTTCATCTTCTCCCTCACTTTTTGGTTCAACATCTGCACCAGCTTCAACTCCCACATTTGGTTCTGGTTTGACATTTGGAAGCACTCAGTCGTCTGGGCTATTTCAATCTTCTTCCCCATCATTTGGACAGTCATCTACTTTTGGCCAGACTACTTTTGGACAGAGCAGCTCTGCTTTTGGTCAAAGTAATCCATTTAGCACCCCATCAACTGGGTTTGGCGCAAACTTATTCACCAGCAATTCTTCATTATCCACTGGATTTGGTCAAACTACT CCATCACTTGCAACTGGTTTTCAGTCCATTGCACCTGCTCAGTTGTCTGGGACGTTCTCCTTCAGCAACTTTGGCCAGACACAACCTG CTGGTTCTAGTGGATTTGGCGGGATATCAAATGCTTTCAGTCATCTTGGACAACC GACTGCTGCTCAGAATGCTGCCATCATGCAACCAAGTCCTGCAAATCCTTTTGGAACACTTCCAGCAATGcctcagatttccattgcacGACAAGGAACTGCTCCCTCTGTTCAATATGGAATATCGAACATGCCA GTTGTTGATAAGCCTGTGGCAGTTAGGATCTCTCCACTGCTGGTTTCAAGGCATGGTTCTCGGAGATCACGGATCAGCTTACCATCTAGGAAACATCATCCTAAAGATGACAGTCCTAAG GTGTCATTTCTTACTGATGATGAAGAAACTCCCACCACACCAAAGGCAGATGCTCTTTTTATTCCAAGGGAGAATCCCAGGGCCCTTATTATCAATCATCCAAAACAGTGGCCTTCTGTTCCACCAATTAAGCAAAACCAATTGGACAAGCAGTTGGGTTCCAATGAGAATGAAAATT GCAAATTAACAGATGATGGACCTCCTGCTCCTCCACTGGAAGATGAATCTGTAGAACACCATGAAA AAGCTGCAGATCATGATATCTCGTTAGGCAAGGCTAATGTGAAGAATGCATCTCCACCTCTGAAAGAAACACAAAAGCAGAATGGAATTGGAGACAATGAGAATCACAAAGGAGGTGGCTATATATCACTTTCTGGTCACAGGGCTGGCGAGGCAGCAATTGTTTTCGAGTATGGGGCTCGAATTGAGGCGCTCATGCCAAAGCTCCGTCATGCTGACTATTATACAGAGCCGAAGATCCAAGAGTTGGCATCCAGAGAAAGAGACGAACCAGGCTACTGCAAACATGTGAAGGATTTTGTGGTTGGTCGTCGGGGCTATGGAAGCATCAAATTCTTTGGAGAGACAGATGTACGGAGGCTTGATATTGAGAGCATCGTTCAGTTCAATAACCGTGAGGTGCTTGTGTATATGGATGGAGTGAAGCCCCCCGTTGGTCAAGGACTCAACAAGCCTGGAGAAGTCACTCTGCTGAATGTTCGATGTGTGGACAAGAAGACAGGTGAGGTGGTGACCAAGGGACCACTCGTGGAGAAGTACACAAAGTTGCTTATCAAAAAAGCTGAGGAGCAAGGCGTGGAGTTTGCGTCTTATGATGCTGTGAATGGCGAATGGAAGTTCAAGGTTGATCACTTCAGTCGGTATGGTCTGAGCTAG